Proteins encoded within one genomic window of Brachybacterium muris:
- a CDS encoding CAAX protease: MTAYHRMATLREPWSAWSKPLLTVFAAFASYVIMASALLVTVVLLLALVPGVNVALGVTSGDPASPLDVGLALAMGALWLPAGLIGVRAGGWRPIGTAFSVAAQRRSVLSTPAALAVIAGGVITVGVAALAGSFVPVEAGPDAPGPSTGAVLALVLVTAVLAPLQVAGLELTMRGLVMQALGTWLRSPVLPILAAMGIVLIGREWSAAVLIPALTLAACAGILAWKSGGLELPFLLTLTTTVVGILTSGFAVGTGIGSGAAAMVAASAAPGSSNAALAGGASASAALAGGIAGAVALVVGTAVACVLIGRRDGLTLAEPVTRAADEPLPPIVAV, translated from the coding sequence ATGACCGCGTACCACCGCATGGCCACCCTGCGCGAGCCCTGGTCGGCATGGTCCAAGCCTTTGCTGACCGTGTTCGCCGCCTTCGCGTCGTACGTGATCATGGCGTCCGCGCTGCTGGTCACCGTGGTGCTGCTGCTGGCCCTGGTGCCCGGGGTCAACGTCGCCCTGGGCGTGACCAGCGGCGACCCCGCCAGCCCGCTGGACGTGGGCCTCGCTCTGGCGATGGGTGCGCTGTGGCTGCCGGCCGGTCTGATCGGCGTGCGCGCGGGCGGGTGGCGTCCCATCGGCACCGCGTTCTCGGTGGCCGCCCAGCGCCGCAGCGTCCTTTCGACCCCTGCAGCGCTGGCCGTCATCGCCGGCGGCGTGATCACGGTGGGCGTGGCCGCGCTGGCCGGATCCTTCGTACCGGTGGAGGCGGGCCCTGACGCGCCCGGCCCGTCGACCGGTGCCGTGCTCGCACTGGTACTGGTCACCGCCGTGCTCGCGCCCCTACAGGTGGCGGGCCTGGAACTGACGATGCGCGGACTGGTGATGCAGGCCCTCGGCACCTGGCTGCGCAGCCCCGTCCTCCCGATCCTCGCGGCGATGGGCATCGTGCTGATCGGGCGTGAATGGAGCGCCGCCGTGCTGATTCCCGCCCTCACCCTGGCCGCCTGCGCCGGCATCCTCGCCTGGAAGAGCGGCGGCCTCGAACTGCCCTTCTTGCTCACCCTCACGACGACCGTCGTCGGCATCCTCACCTCCGGCTTCGCGGTGGGCACCGGTATCGGTTCGGGCGCCGCGGCGATGGTCGCGGCGTCGGCCGCCCCGGGCAGTTCGAACGCGGCCCTGGCCGGCGGAGCGTCCGCCTCCGCGGCGCTCGCCGGTGGAATCGCTGGGGCCGTGGCCCTGGTCGTGGGCACCGCGGTGGCCTGCGTGCTCATCGGCCGACGCGACGGGCTCACCCTCGCCGAGCCGGTCACCCGAGCGGCCGACGAGCCGCTGCCGCCGATCGTCGCGGTCTGA
- a CDS encoding NAD(P)-binding domain-containing protein, with product MSERIHRTIGILGAGKVGTVLARLAVAAGHDVLIAGSGDPGKIELIVQILAPGARAVTAREAAEQADIVILALPLGKYASIPADALDGKLVIDAMNYWWETDGENEEFSDPSASTSEFIQEKLPGATVVKALNHMGYHDLEDLARPRQGSGVDGATAGADTSGTDGVAAGAAPTRAEGARATATGQDTEPRAAIAIAGPSPHAEIVAEFIDELGFDPLVIGPLAEGVRLQPYAEAFGANIDAVALRAMIDHFPETDRGRLVLTARGATAEG from the coding sequence GTGAGCGAGAGAATCCACCGGACCATCGGCATCCTGGGCGCAGGGAAGGTGGGCACCGTCCTGGCGCGCCTGGCCGTCGCCGCAGGCCACGACGTCCTGATCGCAGGCTCCGGCGACCCCGGGAAGATCGAGCTGATCGTGCAGATCCTTGCTCCCGGTGCGCGTGCGGTCACTGCACGCGAGGCCGCCGAGCAGGCCGACATCGTGATCCTGGCTCTGCCGCTGGGCAAGTACGCCTCGATCCCGGCCGACGCCCTGGACGGCAAGCTCGTCATCGACGCCATGAACTACTGGTGGGAGACCGACGGCGAGAACGAGGAGTTCTCCGACCCGTCGGCCTCCACCAGCGAGTTCATCCAGGAGAAGCTGCCCGGCGCCACCGTGGTGAAGGCGCTGAACCACATGGGCTACCACGACCTGGAGGACCTGGCTCGGCCGCGGCAGGGTTCGGGGGTCGACGGGGCCACAGCGGGCGCGGACACCTCGGGGACCGACGGTGTCGCGGCCGGTGCAGCCCCCACGAGGGCCGAGGGGGCGAGGGCCACCGCGACCGGGCAGGACACCGAGCCCAGGGCAGCGATCGCCATCGCCGGTCCCTCCCCGCACGCCGAGATCGTCGCGGAGTTCATCGACGAGCTAGGCTTCGATCCCCTGGTGATCGGCCCGCTCGCCGAGGGGGTGCGCCTGCAGCCCTATGCGGAGGCGTTCGGGGCGAACATCGATGCCGTCGCCCTGCGCGCCATGATCGACCACTTCCCGGAGACCGACCGGGGTCGCCTGGTGCTCACCGCACGTGGAGCGACGGCCGAGGGGTAA
- a CDS encoding ATP-binding cassette domain-containing protein, whose product MSEDVLVTRGLTKRYGDHEAVSSVDLRLRRGRVYGLIGRNGAGKTTLMRLVTGLSIPTAGSIELFGSGAGAPRQEDLARMGSLIESPPLHGGMTAQQNMRIHRLLRGVPDSAVEERLLAQVGLADTGRKKVKNFSLGMRQRLGIALALIAEPELLVLDEPVNGLDPQGVVEVRRLIRDLAAERGITVLISSHNLPELFQTASDYIIVDGGRVKRTLTLEELEQQTQRSLEIAAEDTEHLVTVLERDLPEVPFTVMPDRTVRLHDRTEHPDQVLRTLVAADVWPTRLAREGESLESFFLSVIGGDRS is encoded by the coding sequence ATGAGCGAGGACGTACTGGTCACTCGCGGCCTGACGAAGCGCTACGGCGATCACGAGGCCGTCTCGTCGGTCGATCTGCGGCTGCGTCGAGGCCGCGTGTACGGACTGATCGGCCGCAACGGCGCCGGCAAGACCACGTTGATGCGTCTGGTCACGGGGCTCAGCATCCCCACTGCCGGCAGCATCGAGCTGTTCGGCTCCGGTGCTGGTGCGCCCCGGCAGGAGGACCTGGCCCGCATGGGGTCGCTGATCGAGTCCCCGCCGCTGCACGGCGGGATGACGGCGCAGCAGAACATGCGGATCCACCGGTTGCTGCGCGGTGTGCCGGACAGCGCCGTGGAGGAGCGTCTGCTCGCGCAGGTGGGCCTGGCCGACACCGGCCGGAAGAAGGTCAAGAACTTCTCGCTGGGGATGCGTCAGCGTCTGGGCATCGCGCTGGCGCTGATCGCGGAGCCGGAGCTGCTGGTGCTGGACGAACCGGTCAACGGTCTGGACCCGCAGGGGGTGGTGGAGGTGCGCCGCCTGATCCGTGACCTCGCCGCGGAGCGCGGCATCACCGTGCTGATCTCCAGCCACAACTTGCCCGAGCTGTTCCAGACGGCGAGCGACTACATCATCGTCGACGGCGGCCGGGTGAAGCGCACCCTGACGCTGGAGGAGCTCGAGCAGCAGACCCAGCGGTCCCTCGAGATCGCCGCCGAGGACACCGAGCACCTGGTCACCGTGCTGGAACGGGATCTGCCGGAGGTCCCGTTCACGGTGATGCCGGACCGCACGGTGCGCCTGCACGACCGTACCGAGCACCCCGATCAGGTGCTGCGCACCCTGGTGGCCGCCGACGTGTGGCCCACCCGCCTGGCCCGCGAGGGCGAGAGCCTCGAGTCCTTCTTCCTGTCCGTCATCGGAGGTGACCGGTCATGA
- a CDS encoding class II glutamine amidotransferase, translating into MCRLFALHADQPVTAQMWLTDAPYSLVNQSRFNADGTGLAWVDEATGQVQVRKRPIAAYASERFGRIAQQVRTRSMIAHVRLSSGTQHTTENTHPFVQDGIVTAHNGVLEVTPGMKQRVRQLGTAHHVHGTTDSEWMAALVTGEVAAHGDDLHDGVVAALDWICRNVPVYSVNLLAMRGDELIAVRLPATNELWVLERSATAADPREPLEQSSDSLRVDSEDLQDVRSVVIASEPMDDDAGWRLMDPGELIHVGPGATMTSERPFGPLAKALTIDDLGLSAAASQAHAAQAREHEQRRQRLASRRAA; encoded by the coding sequence ATGTGCCGACTCTTCGCTCTCCACGCCGACCAGCCCGTCACCGCCCAGATGTGGCTGACGGATGCCCCCTACTCCCTGGTGAACCAGTCCCGCTTCAACGCGGACGGCACCGGCCTCGCCTGGGTGGACGAGGCAACGGGGCAGGTGCAGGTCAGGAAGCGACCCATCGCCGCCTACGCGTCCGAGCGCTTCGGCCGGATCGCGCAGCAGGTGCGCACCCGCTCGATGATCGCGCACGTGCGACTGTCCAGCGGCACCCAGCACACCACTGAGAACACCCACCCCTTCGTGCAGGACGGCATCGTCACCGCCCACAACGGGGTCCTCGAGGTCACCCCCGGCATGAAGCAGCGCGTGCGGCAGCTGGGCACGGCCCACCACGTGCACGGCACCACCGACAGCGAATGGATGGCCGCCCTGGTCACCGGCGAGGTCGCCGCCCACGGCGACGACCTGCACGACGGGGTGGTGGCAGCGCTGGACTGGATCTGCCGCAACGTGCCCGTGTACTCCGTGAACCTGCTCGCCATGCGCGGGGACGAACTGATCGCCGTGCGGCTTCCCGCCACCAACGAGCTGTGGGTGCTGGAGCGCTCCGCCACCGCGGCTGATCCCCGAGAGCCCCTCGAGCAGTCCTCCGACTCCCTGCGCGTGGACAGCGAGGACCTGCAGGACGTGCGCTCCGTGGTGATCGCCAGCGAGCCGATGGACGACGACGCAGGCTGGCGCCTGATGGACCCGGGAGAGCTGATCCACGTCGGCCCCGGCGCGACCATGACCAGCGAGCGTCCCTTCGGACCCCTGGCCAAGGCGCTCACCATCGATGACCTCGGCCTGTCGGCTGCGGCCTCCCAGGCGCACGCCGCCCAGGCCCGTGAGCACGAGCAGCGCCGCCAGCGTCTCGCATCGCGGCGCGCAGCATGA
- a CDS encoding response regulator transcription factor yields MARILVVEDSPDVHRLLVDTLSAEGHQVHGVHDGLQAREVLAAGSPAAAGPRTAVPPTVATAHAPPFDLVVLDLMLPHVDGSVLLAEFRRHSDLPVLVLSAKDAVYTKVDVLRLGADDYVTKPFDLEELTARVEVLLRRSAPPDRPAPRLVHGDLVVDPQHARATRGDRELELTATEFRILELLMTQPGRVLSRPTIYEAVWEEPFVADDAAVKTHLSNLRTKLRAVGPDEDPIETVWGLGYRMRALPTGA; encoded by the coding sequence ATGGCACGGATCCTCGTCGTGGAGGACAGCCCCGACGTGCACCGCCTGCTGGTCGACACCCTGAGCGCCGAGGGCCACCAGGTGCACGGTGTGCACGACGGCCTGCAGGCACGCGAGGTGCTCGCCGCCGGATCGCCCGCAGCGGCGGGGCCGAGAACTGCCGTGCCCCCGACGGTCGCGACGGCACACGCCCCGCCGTTCGACCTGGTGGTGCTGGACCTGATGCTCCCGCACGTCGACGGGTCGGTGCTGCTGGCCGAGTTCCGTCGGCACTCGGACCTGCCGGTGCTGGTGCTCAGCGCGAAGGACGCCGTGTACACGAAGGTGGACGTGCTGCGCCTGGGGGCCGACGACTACGTGACCAAGCCCTTCGACCTGGAGGAGCTGACCGCTCGTGTGGAGGTGCTGCTGCGCCGCTCCGCTCCCCCGGACCGCCCCGCACCCCGGCTGGTCCACGGTGACCTGGTCGTGGACCCTCAGCACGCCCGGGCGACCCGGGGCGACCGGGAGCTGGAGCTGACGGCGACCGAGTTCCGGATCCTCGAGCTGCTGATGACGCAGCCCGGCCGGGTGCTGTCGCGGCCGACGATCTACGAGGCGGTCTGGGAGGAGCCGTTCGTCGCCGACGACGCCGCGGTCAAGACGCACCTGTCGAACCTGCGCACCAAGCTGCGCGCCGTCGGGCCGGACGAGGACCCGATCGAGACGGTGTGGGGCCTGGGCTACCGGATGCGCGCACTGCCGACGGGCGCCTGA